A stretch of Coregonus clupeaformis isolate EN_2021a chromosome 37, ASM2061545v1, whole genome shotgun sequence DNA encodes these proteins:
- the LOC121563083 gene encoding neurofilament medium polypeptide-like translates to MSHRMEYPSGSPHRGAQAEYSRYQPKLTGSPSASRTVGFESTTASMNRGYATTLKNEFGSVPESFFDFSNQFTGVLTKMNEKELLHGLNDRFAGFIEKVRHLEHQNELLEREIEEIKQKAQSPASLAQEHEPELMDLRKRVNDITLQKRQIEIEHQNLEEDFLTLRDKYEQEARDRSDAENGILVLKKDANDAYLAKLELDKKAQSLVDEIHFLKKNHEDEVSEMVAKIQEAQVTVKAHDFGKPEITAALRDIRAQLEGHAASDIQQAEEGFRVQFAKLTKAAESNREVLKATQQEIQENRRCLQGKNIELDCGNGTREALEKQLHELEERHYAEMIHYQDTIRQLENELTNAKLDMSGYLREYQDLLNVKMALDVEILSYRKLLEGEESRLYTISDTHISMPCIYNQPPVYTLPCLARKGGPTRRSVPQYKFVEEIITETTREVEMSEIEETGSEETGSEETVGGQGEELRQKQGEERDKADRRSGEEEDEEKEKDGSKVDLEVDAPEEKGEQEEESKRQQMETSAEVAMNGDGVNPSEGEDGEEGDDEREEEKGDEPDEVKKTEDIDRGEKTPSEVKSAEATLKGEKEKLDTTEELDTKKKETLEKDDAPKHDESKPEVPMNGDSSTEPKTGSSIKGEPQVPMEDISKESKKVSEERKKGSHLKEKKEIDLKEESASTEQQQDSPK, encoded by the exons ATGAGCCACAGAATGGAGTATCCTTCGGGTTCTCCGCATAGGGGAGCTCAAGCTGAGTATTCCCGCTATCAACCCAAACTGACTGGATCCCCTTCTGCGTCCAGGACCGTTGGCTTTGAGTCGACTACCGCATCTATGAACAGAGGATATGCGACAACGCTGAAGAACGAATTCGGATCCGTTCCGGAGAGCTTTTTTGATTTCTCAAACCAATTTACCGGGGTGTTGACGAAAATGAATGAGAAAGAACTGCTCCATGGGCTGAACGACCGTTTCGCCGGATTCATAGAGAAGGTGCGTCATTTGGAGCATCAAAATGAATTGCTCGAGAGGGAAATCGAGGAAATCAAACAGAAGGCACAGTCCCCTGCGTCTCTGGCCCAGGAGCACGAGCCGGAGCTTATGGATCTGAGGAAACGAGTTAATGACATCACCCTTCAGAAGCGTCAGATCGAGATAGAGCATCAGAACCTGGAGGAAGATTTCCTCACCTTGAGAGACAAGTACGAGCAGGAGGCGCGTGACCGCTCGGATGCAGAGAACGGCATCCTTGTGCTGAAAAAGGACGCCAACGATGCATACCTCGCCAAACTTGAGTTGGACAAGAAAGCGCAGTCTCTAGTGGACGAGATCCACTTCCTGAAGAAGAACCATGAGGACGAGGTATCGGAGATGGTGGCCAAGATCCAAGAGGCTCAGGTAACGGTCAAGGCGCACGACTTTGGCAAACCCGAAATCACTGCGGCTCTCCGGGACATCCGTGCACAGTTAGAAGGTCACGCTGCCTCCGACATTCAGCAGGCGGAGGAGGGCTTCCGTGTCCAGTTCGCAAAGTTAACCAAAGCggcagagagcaacagagaggtGCTGAAGGCGACCCAGCAGGAGATCCAGGAGAATAGAAGGTGCCTGCAGGGAAAAAATATTGAACTGGACTGCGGGAATGGAACGAGAGAGGCCCTGGAAAAACAACTACACGAGTTGGAAGAGCGTCACTATGCGGAAATGATTCATTACCAG GACACTATCAGGCAGCTGGAGAATGAGCTGACCAATGCTAAACTAGACATGTCTGGCTACCTGAGAGAGTACCAGGACCTGCTGAATGTCAAAATGGCTTTAGATGTGGAGATTCTCTCTTACAG GAAACTCCTGGAGGGTGAGGAGTCCCGTCTGTACACCATCTCTGACACCCACATCTCCATGCCCTGCATCTACAACCAGCCCCCCGTCTACACCCTGCCTTGCCTGGCCCGGAAGGGAGGTCCCACACGCAGATCTGTGCCCCAGTACAAGTTTGTAGAGGAGATCATAACTGAGACCACCAGAGAGGTGGAGATGTCAGAGATCGAGGAGACAGGCTCCGAGGAGACAGGCTCCGAGGAGACGGtcgggggacagggagaggagctGAGACAGAAGCAGGGAGAAGAGCGTGATAAAGCTGATAGGAGGAgtggggaagaggaggatgaagagaaagagaaagatggaAGTAAAGTGGATCTTGAAGTGGACGCCCCAGAGGAAAAGGGTGAACAGGAGGAAGAGTCTAAGAGACAGCAGATGGAAACATCAGCAGAGGTAGCGATGAATGGAGATGGAGTTAACCCTAGCGAGGGAGAAGATGGAGAGGAAGGAGATGAcgaaagagaggaggaaaagggGGATGAGCCAGATGAAGTAAAAAAGACAGAGGACATTGACAGAGGTGAAAAAACACCAAGTGAAGTCAAATCAGCTGAGGCCACCCTTAAGGGAGAGAAGGAAAAACTGGACACAACCGAGGAGCTAGACACCAAGAAAAAGGAGACATTAGAAAAAGATGACGCCCCAAAACATGACGAGTCCAAACCAGAGGTTCCCATGAACGGTGACAGCTCAACAGAACCCAAAACAGGAAGTTCAATAAAGGGTGAACCACAGGTCCCCATGGAGGACATCTCCAAAGAATCCAAAAAGGTGTCAGAGGAGAGAAAAAAAGGAAGTCATTTAAAAGAGAAAAAAGAGATAGATCTGAAAGAGGAGAGTGCCTCAACAGAGCAACAGCAGGATAGCCCAAAATAA
- the LOC121563082 gene encoding neurofilament medium polypeptide-like encodes MNRGYATTLKNEFGSVPRSSESFFDFSNQFTGVLTKMNEKELLHGLNDRFAGFIEKVRHLEHQNELLEREIEEIKQKAQSPASLAQEHEPELMDLRKRVNDITLQKRQIEIEHQNLEEDFLTLRDKYEQEARDRSDAENGILVLKKDANDAYLAKLQLDKKAQSLVDEIHFLKKNHEDEVSEMVAKIQEAQVTVKAHDFGKPEITAALRDIRAQLEGHAASDIQQAEEGFRVQFAKLTKAAESNREALKATQQEIQENRRCLQGKNIELDCGKGTREALEKQLHELEERHYVEMIHYQDTIRQLENELTNAKLDMSGYLREYQDLLNVKMALDVEILSYRKLLEGEESRLYTISDTHISMPCIYNQPPVYTLPCLARQGGPTRRSVPQYKFVEEIITETTREVEMSEIEETGSEETGSEETGSEETVGGQGEELRQKQGEERDKADRRSGEEEDEEKEKDGSKVDLEVGRPRGKG; translated from the exons ATGAACAGAGGATATGCGACGACGCTGAAGAACGAATTCGGATCCGTTCCGAGATCATCGGAGAGCTTTTTTGATTTCTCAAACCAATTTACCGGGGTGTTGACGAAAATGAATGAGAAAGAACTGCTCCATGGGCTGAACGACCGTTTCGCCGGATTCATAGAGAAGGTGCGTCATTTGGAGCATCAAAATGAATTGCTCGAGAGGGAAATCGAGGAAATCAAACAGAAGGCACAGTCCCCTGCGTCTCTGGCCCAGGAGCACGAGCCGGAGCTTATGGATCTGAGGAAACGAGTTAATGACATCACCCTTCAGAAGCGTCAGATCGAGATAGAGCATCAGAACCTGGAGGAAGATTTCCTCACCTTGAGAGACAAGTACGAGCAGGAGGCGCGTGACCGCTCGGACGCAGAGAACGGCATCCTTGTGCTGAAAAAGGACGCCAACGATGCATACCTCGCCAAACTTCAGTTGGACAAGAAAGCGCAGTCTCTAGTGGACGAGATCCACTTCCTGAAGAAGAACCATGAGGACGAGGTATCGGAGATGGTGGCCAAGATCCAAGAGGCTCAGGTAACGGTCAAGGCGCACGACTTTGGCAAACCCGAAATCACTGCGGCTCTCCGGGACATCCGTGCACAGTTAGAAGGTCACGCTGCCTCCGACATTCAGCAGGCGGAGGAGGGCTTCCGTGTCCAGTTCGCAAAGTTAACCAAAGCggcagagagcaacagagaggcgCTGAAGGCGACCCAGCAGGAGATCCAGGAGAATAGAAGGTGCCTGCAGGGAAAAAATATTGAACTGGACTGCGGGAAAGGAACGAGAGAGGCCCTGGAAAAACAACTACACGAGCTGGAAGAGCGTCACTATGTGGAAATGATTCATTACCAG GACACTATCAGGCAGCTGGAGAATGAGCTGACCAATGCTAAACTAGACATGTCTGGCTACCTGAGAGAGTACCAGGACCTGCTGAATGTCAAAATGGCTTTGGATGTGGAGATTCTCTCTTACAG GAAACTCCTGGAGGGTGAGGAGTCCCGTCTGTACACCATCTCTGACACCCACATCTCCATGCCCTGCATCTACAACCAGCCCCCCGTCTACACCCTGCCTTGCCTGGCCCGGCAGGGAGGTCCCACACGCAGATCTGTGCCCCAGTACAAGTTTGTAGAGGAGATCATAACTGAGACCACCAGAGAGGTGGAGATGTCCGAGATCGAGGAGACAGGCTCCGAGGAGACAGGCTCCGAGGAGACAGGCTCCGAGGAGACGGtcgggggacagggagaggagctGAGACAGAAGCAGGGAGAAGAGCGTGACAAAGCTGATAGGAGGAgtggggaagaggaggatgaagagaaagagaaagatggaAGTAAAGTGGATCTTGAAGTGGGACGCCCCAGAGGAAAAGGGTGA